TACATTTCTACAAAAAATCACATGAAATTTTTTCTTAAAAGGAAAACTATCCATCAGGTTGAACTTTCGAAATATGACATCCTCCTTTATCAGATCTTTTACTACCGAACTCCGGCTGTTATATTTTTTAAAATAATTTGTTTTCCAGCACACCGGAAGCTGAAGAAGCTCCTCATCATTATATATGCCGTTTGAAGCAGTTTCCAGTACTTTTTGTGATATATCTGTAGCCAGAATTTTAGTATCCCAATATACTTTTTCATTTCCCAAACAGTCACGGTTTATCATTGCCAAAGTATAGGGTTCCTCGCCTGTGGAGCATCCTGCACTCCATATCCTTAAATCCTTGTTTCTTACATTCTGAACCAGATATGGCAATACCTTGTTTTTGTAATATTCGAAGTGTTCAGCCTCTCTCATAAAAAATGTATGGTTTGTTGTAATCCTGTCAATT
This region of Clostridium sp. BNL1100 genomic DNA includes:
- a CDS encoding protein-glutamate O-methyltransferase CheR yields the protein MISITEKEFKQLSEYIEYRYGIHLKPEKRVLVMGRLQNVLNSLDIDNFTDYFTHVTSDRTENSEQILIDRITTNHTFFMREAEHFEYYKNKVLPYLVQNVRNKDLRIWSAGCSTGEEPYTLAMINRDCLGNEKVYWDTKILATDISQKVLETASNGIYNDEELLQLPVCWKTNYFKKYNSRSSVVKDLIKEDVIFRKFNLMDSFPFKKKFHVIFCRNVMIYFDNFTKNTLINKFYDILEYGGYLFIGHSESISREKTGFRYIKPSLYIKE